ATATCTTCAGGGAAAGTGTTTCTTTCAGTGGTCTGAATGGTTGTATTTGTTTCAGTAACACCAGCAGTATGGGCACTTAAGCTAGTCTCTTGGCCAGTGGTTGGTTCTATAGGTTTTTTATCTGTTGTTCTTTCTGTTACTATTTCAGTCGTTGCTGGATCATCTTCAgttgttgaccctccatggtcaaTAGTAATAGTTGAACCACTTAGATTTGATTCAGTGCTAGTTTGTTTTATGTGCTCGGTTTTTGTAACTTTGTTAGTCAATTCAGTAGTTTCATCAGTAATGACTCCATCGTCTGTGGTCACCTTGGTCGAAAATCCTGTAACTGTAACTCTTTCGCTGTTTGCAGGAGTCAATACAGTTGAGGTTCCTAATTCTTGGCTAATAGTTTCCTTGTCAAAAATAGTAACTCGTGCAGTAGAAGCTCCTGTAGGGGTCTGAACTTCAGCTGGAGTTAGAATAACAGTTGTTTTTGTTATTTCCGTATTTGTATAGGAAGTGGTATGCTCTGCTGGTGCTGTTGATTTCACAGTGCCAGATGTAGCTACAAATGATGTTGTGAAAGCTACAGATTCCTCTGTGGTTGTTTCTTCTAGAGCTGTTGAGGATTGTGCAGGTATGGAGTCAGTTGCTGTTGAAGAGATCTCCAGCGTTGTTGGCATAAGGGATTCTGTTGTTGACTCTTGGGCACCTGTGGAAAGAATAGTGGTTCCTTCTGatatggtggtgccagcacttGCAGTTGGTGATGTTTCTAAGTTTGTTGTGTGAATAGTGGTAGTTTCTGCTGTAAGGGAACTGTCTGAAGTGAATAGAGATGTGGTCCCTAAATCTTGACTGGTTGTTTCCCCAACACCATCGCTGATTGGTGTGGTGGTGGTTGTGTCTCTTGCTGTAGTTGAGGTGTAAACGGAAGTTTCTGTTAGGGTCTGAGCCTCAGTGGGCATTTGTGCCACAGTGGTTTTCTCTGAAGCTGCTGGTGTTGTCATCTCTGCATTTGTGTAGGATGTGGTATGATCGGCCAGTGTTGTATCCTCCGCGGTGCCAGATGTAGCAGCAAATGATGTTGTAAGTGTGTCTTGACCAGGTGTGGTAAAATACTGAGGTGATGACTCTGGTGCAGTTGTAGAGCCATATGATGTTGTTGTTTCTTGTGCCATGGTGCTAAGAAGAGTAGTGTCTTCAGAGGAAGTGGCCTCTACACTGTGTGATGTCGACCCTGCAAAGTCTGTTGTGTGCAATGTTTGAGTTTGCGCTTTAGATGTAGTGGAAAGATCAGCTGTTGAGACAGTTGTAGCTACATATTCCTCTGTGGTTGTTTCATCTAGAGCTGTTGAGGATTGAGCAGGTGTGGAGTCAGTTGCTGTTGAAGAGATTTCCAGCGTTGTTGGCATAAGGGATTCTGTTGTTGACTCTTGGGCACCTGAGGAAAGAATAGTGATTCCTTCTGatatggtggtgccagcacttGCAGTTGGCGATGTTTCTAAGTTTGTTGTGTGAATGGTAGTAGTTTCTGCTGTAAGGGAACTGTCTGAAGTGAATAGAGTTGTGGTCCCTAAATCTTGACTGGTTGTTTCCCCAACACCATCGCTGATTGGTGTGGTGGTTGTCGTCTCTCTTGCTGTAGTTGAGGTGTAAACGGAAGTTTCTGTTAGGGTCTGAGCCTCAGTGGGCGTTTGTGCCACAGTGGTTTTCTCTGAAGCTGCTGGTGTTGTCATCTCTGCATTTGTGTAGGATGTGGTACGATCAGCCAGTGTTGTATCCTCCGCAGTGCCAGATGTAGCAGCAAATGATGTTGTAAGTGTGTCTTGACCAGGTGTGGTAGAATACTGTGGTGATGGCTCTGGTGCAGTTGTAGAGCCATATGATGTTGTCTTTTCTTGTGCCATGGTGCTAAGAAGAGTAGTGTCTTCAGAGGAAGTGGCCTCTACACTGTGTGATGTCGACCCTGTAAAGTCTGTTGTGTGCAATGTTTGAGTTTGTGCTTTAGATGTAGTAGAAAGATCAGCTGTTGAGACAGTTGTAGCTACATATTCCTCTGTGGTTGTTTCATCTAGAGCTGTTGAGGATTGAGCAGGTGTGGAGTCAGTTGCTGTTGAAGAGATCTCCAGCGTTGTTGGCATAAGGGATTCTGTTGTTGACTCTTGGGCACCTGTGGAAAGAATTGAGGTTCCTTCTGatatggtggtgccagcacttGCAGTTGGCGATGTTTCTAAGTTTGTTGTGTGAATGGTAGTAGTTTCTGCTGTAAGGGAACTGTCTGAAGTGAATAGAGTTGTGGTCCCTAAATCTTGACTGGTTGTTTCCCCAACACCATCACTGATTGGTGTGGTGGTTGTTGCCTCTCTTGCTGTAGTTGAGGTGTAAACGGAAGTTTCTGTTAGGGTCTGAGCCTCAGTGGGCGTTTGTGCCACAGTGGTTTTCTCTGAAGCTGCTGGTGTTGTCATCTCTGCATTTGTGTAGGATGTGGTATGATCGGCCAGTGTTGTATCCTCCGCAGTGCCAGATGTAGCAGCAAATGATGTTGTAAGAGTGTCTTGACCAGGTGTGGTAGAATACTGTGGTGATGTCTCTGGTGCAGTTGTAGAGCCATATGATGTTGTTGTTTCTTGTGCCATGGTGCTAAGAAGAGTAGTGTCTTCAGAGGAAGTAACCTCTACACTGTGTGATGTCGACCCTGCAAAGTCTGTTGT
This DNA window, taken from Hyperolius riggenbachi isolate aHypRig1 chromosome 3, aHypRig1.pri, whole genome shotgun sequence, encodes the following:
- the LOC137562080 gene encoding mucin-22-like, whose product is MAQETTTSYGSTTAPETSPQYSTTPGQDTLTTSFAATSGTAEDTTLADHTTSYTNAEMTTPAASEKTTVAQTPTEAQTLTETSVYTSTTAREATTTTPISDGVGETTSQDLGTTTLFTSDSSLTAETTTIHTTNLETSPTASAGTTISEGTSILSTGAQESTTESLMPTTLEISSTATDSTPAQSSTALDETTTEEYVATTVSTADLSTTSKAQTQTLHTTDFTGSTSHSVEATSSEDTTLLSTMAQEKTTSYGSTTAPEPSPQYSTTPGQDTLTTSFAATSGTAEDTTLADRTTSYTNAEMTTPAASEKTTVAQTPTEAQTLTETSVYTSTTARETTTTTPISDGVGETTSQDLGTTTLFTSDSSLTAETTTIHTTNLETSPTASAGTTISEGITILSSGAQESTTESLMPTTLEISSTATDSTPAQSSTALDETTTEEYVATTVSTADLSTTSKAQTQTLHTTDFAGSTSHSVEATSSEDTTLLSTMAQETTTSYGSTTAPESSPQYFTTPGQDTLTTSFAATSGTAEDTTLADHTTSYTNAEMTTPAASEKTTVAQMPTEAQTLTETSVYTSTTARDTTTTTPISDGVGETTSQDLGTTSLFTSDSSLTAETTTIHTTNLETSPTASAGTTISEGTTILSTGAQESTTESLMPTTLEISSTATDSIPAQSSTALEETTTEESVAFTTSFVATSGTVKSTAPAEHTTSYTNTEITKTTVILTPAEVQTPTGASTARVTIFDKETISQELGTSTVLTPANSERVTVTGFSTKVTTDDGVITDETTELTNKVTKTEHIKQTSTESNLSGSTITIDHGGSTTEDDPATTEIVTERTTDKKPIEPTTGQETSLSAHTAGVTETNTTIQTTERNTFPEDITTATSSSVTLLNTTPLTADIQETSLLTTKVNTPVTTSFPSSVSMLPLTMLSTTDFPGTKTLSVSTLFTDSLIFTSTVTPSLPITSSTALLATSNSPLTVLTSTIPAVSSEGTGTLPTILLTSSPPTSRPPTTVFQTATPRLTSADVISATTGLPSTKSKTTTSVSTSFGQSTLAKTTILSSTIIQTMQMSSTASTSQTSPSTVIITTSATNYSSSSQQSTMKQSTNVPTTNLLATTTLLATTGYRTTPHASTLPVTSTPSTPAPTSITTTSSTSTTSGLSTLQVFFKDQSLLVPVNPDESPHIPDAGHATPPTLRAPVSAIAKMAELSKQVRNRFLWLLTLSINVIQWDWRTVMTGSEANEIGS